One Bos indicus isolate NIAB-ARS_2022 breed Sahiwal x Tharparkar chromosome 22, NIAB-ARS_B.indTharparkar_mat_pri_1.0, whole genome shotgun sequence DNA window includes the following coding sequences:
- the URGCP gene encoding up-regulator of cell proliferation isoform X2: MASSGHSDLGEVTSEIKASERRTAVAIADLEWREMEGDDCEFHYGEGPNEAQDNDFPIEERSRLQEMLFLLGLETYQTQKLSLQDALQISSDSMKNWAPQTPKDLPWNFLRKLQALNAEARNTTMVLDLPLDTRPVEKESQMEEEIIYWDTAEDISADIYSFSELPTPDTPVNPLDLLCALLLSSDSFLQQEIVSKMSLCQFALPLILPDPENHYHTFLLWAMRGTVRTWGSQPPRVMGSFREDSMVLSRAPAFAFVRMEVSSNSKSQLLNDVLSPGHRQQDCFWHRDLNLGTNPREIADGLVEISWFLPSGREDLDIFPEPMAFLNLRGDIGSHWLQFKLLTEISSAIFILTDNISKKEYKLLSSMKGSATKYYFILSPYRGKRNTNLRFLNRLIPVLKMDHSHVLVKVSSTDSVGFVRRVRAIITHVTRSPCRRVSVEDMANAARKLGLKVDEDCEECQRAKDRMEQITRKIKDLDAYRRDELRLQGETWRKVAQVEKELCQIQWASDPPEKYRAELRHRLLELRMQQNDHDPSWGVQEFISGISSPSLGEKQYFLKWMEWGLARVAQPRPRPSPEMIFTLRPKHCGAVDFSEPFWPEPLGVEHFLREMGQFYEAESCLVEAGKLPAGQRRFAHFPGLALELLLKGLPLELIDGNTLSPALRWVTGLLKELHVRLERRSRLVVLSALGVPGTGKSTLLNTMFGLRFVTGRGRGPRGAFMQLIKVAESFSQDLGCDHILVIDSGGLIAGVRTEAGERFEREASLATLIMGLSNVTVVSLAETRNIPPAILHAFLRLEKTGHMPNYQFVHQNLHDVSALGSKPRDRRQLLDQPSDVGRATVQMEKQGDGIQTLADLAFWDPEKQHIWHIPGLWHGVPPMAAVNLAYSEAIFELKRCLLENIRNGLSNQNKNIQQLIELVRRL; this comes from the exons ACACTCAGATTTGGGAGAAGTAACATCAGAAATAAAAGCTTCTGAGAGACGAACAGCTGTGGCCATTGCAG atttgGAATGGAGAGAAATGGAAGGAGATGACTGCGAGTTTCATTATGGAG aGGGTCCAAATGAAGCTCAGGATAATGACTTTCCAATAG aggagaggagcagaCTACAAGAAATGCTGTTCCTTTTGGGACTAGAGACATACCAAACACAGAAACTCAGCCTCCAGGACGCCTTACAGATCAGCAGTGACAGCATGAAGAACTGGGCTCCTCAGACTCCCAAAGACTTGCCCTGGAATTTCCTCAGGAAGCTGCAGGCCCTCAATGCTGAAGCCAGGAATACCACCATGGTCCTGGACCTTCCCCTGGACACCAGGCCTGTGGAGAAGGAGAGCCAAATGGAAGAGGAGATCATCTACTGGGACACGGCTGAGGACATCTCAGCAGACATCTATTCCTTCTCCGAGCTGCCAACACCCGACACACCTGTGAATCCCTTGGACCTTCTCTGTGCCCTTCTGCTTTCCTCTGATAGTTTCCTGCAACAGGAAATTGTGTCAAAAATGTCTCTCTGCCAGTTTGCACTCCCTCTCATTTTGCCTGACCCAGAAAACCACTACCACACATTTCTGCTGTGGGCCATGAGGGGGACTGTGCGGACATGGGGGTCACAGCCCCCAAGGGTGATGGGAAGCTTCAGAGAAGACAGCATGGTCCTGTCCCGAGCACCTGCCTTCGCCTTTGTGCGCATGGAGGTCAGCAGCAACTCTAAATCCCAGCTTCTCAACGACGTGCTCAGCCCTGGCCACAGGCAGCAGGACTGTTTCTGGCATCGGGATCTGAACTTGGGCACTAACCCTCGGGAGATAGCAGACGGGCTGGTAGAAATTTCCTGGTTTCTTCCCAGTGGCAGGGAGGACTTGGACATTTTCCCAGAGCCCATGGCCTTCCTAAACTTGAGAGGTGACATTGGGTCTCACTGGCTGCAGTTCAAGCTCTTGACAGAAATCTCTTCGGCCATATTCATCTTGACTGACAACATCAGTAAGAAGGAATACAAATTGCTGTCTTCCATGAAGGGGTCAGCCACAAAATACTACTTCATCCTGAGTCCCTACCGTGGGAAACGAAACACAAACCTGAGATTTCTGAACAGGTTAATTCCTGTGCTGAAGATGGACCACTCGCACGTCCTCGTGAAGGTCAGCAGCACAGACAGTGTAGGCTTTGTGCGTAGGGTCCGCGCCATCATCACACATGTGACCCGGTCCCCCTGCAGGAGGGTATCCGTGGAGGACATGGCGAACGCGGCCCGCAAGCTGGGGCTGAAGGTCGATGAGGATTGTGAGGAGTGTCAGCGGGCAAAGGACCGGATGGAGCAGATCACCAGGAAAATCAAGGACTTGGATGCCTACCGCAGGGATGAGCTGAGGCTACAGGGGGAAACTTGGAGAAAGGTGGCCCAGGTGGAGAAGGAGCTCTGCCAGATCCAGTGGGCCAGCGACCCTCCTGAGAAGTACAGGGCTGAGCTGAGGCATCGGTTACTGGAACTTCGAATGCAGCAGAATGACCATGACCCTTCCTGGGGGGTCCAGGAGTTCATCTCGGGCATCAGCAGCCCCTCCCTGGGGGAGAAGCAGTATTTCCTGAAGTGGATGGAGTGGGGACTGGCCCGGGTGGCCCAGCCAAGGCCAAGACCATCTCCAGAGATGATTTTTACCCTGAGACCAAAGCACTGTGGGGCCGTGGACTTCAGTGAGCCGTTCTGGCCTGAGCCCCTGGGGGTGGAGCATTTCCTGCGGGAGATGGGACAGTTTTACGAGGCCGAAAGCTGCCTTGTGGAGGCAGGGAAGCTGCCAGCAGGGCAGAGGCGGTTTGCCCACTTCCCAGGCTTGGCCTTGGAGCTGCTGCTGAAGGGGCTTCCTCTGGAGCTGATCGATGGGAACACCCTAAGCCCCGCCTTGCGCTGGGTCACAGGGCTCCTGAAGGAGCTACACGTCCGCCTGGAGAGGAGGTCACGCCTGGTAGTCCTGTCAGCACTTGGCGTGCCAGGCACGGGCAAGTCCACCCTTCTCAATACCATGTTCGGGCTGCGGTTTGTCACAGGAAGGGGCCGTGGTCCTCGAGGGGCCTTCATGCAGCTCATTAAGGTGGCCGAGAGCTTTAGCCAGGACCTGGGCTGTGATCACATCCTGGTAATAGACTCTGGGGGCTTGATAGCTGGAGTCCGGACCGAGGCAGGGGAGAGGTTTGAGCGGGAGGCTTCCCTGGCCACTTTGATTATGGGGCTGAGCAATGTCACTGTGGTCAGTTTAGCTGAAACAAGGAACATTCCACCAGCTATTCTGCATGCATTTCTAAGGCTGGAAAAAACAGGGCACATGCCCAACTATCAGTTTGTACACCAGAACCTTCATGATGTGTCTGCCCTTGGCTCCAAGCCAAGAGATCGGAGGCAGCTTCTGGACCAGCCCAGTGATGTGGGCAGAGCCACAGTGCAAATGGAGAAACAGGGTGACGGGATCCAGACGCTGGCTGACCTGGCCTTTTGGGACCCTGAGAAGCAGCACATTTGGCACATCCCTGGCTTATGGCATGGAGTGCCTCCCATGGCCGCTGTGAACTTGGCGTACAGTGAAGCCATTTTTGAACTGAAGAGATGCCTGCTAGAAAACATCAGGAATGGCCTGTCcaaccaaaataaaaacattcagcaGCTCATTGAGCTAGTAAGACGGCTGTGA
- the URGCP gene encoding up-regulator of cell proliferation isoform X1, protein MASSGHSDLGEVTSEIKASERRTAVAIADLEWREMEGDDCEFHYGEGPNEAQDNDFPIVLSKCCPRYVSKFGKPSNGHRTGKEERSRLQEMLFLLGLETYQTQKLSLQDALQISSDSMKNWAPQTPKDLPWNFLRKLQALNAEARNTTMVLDLPLDTRPVEKESQMEEEIIYWDTAEDISADIYSFSELPTPDTPVNPLDLLCALLLSSDSFLQQEIVSKMSLCQFALPLILPDPENHYHTFLLWAMRGTVRTWGSQPPRVMGSFREDSMVLSRAPAFAFVRMEVSSNSKSQLLNDVLSPGHRQQDCFWHRDLNLGTNPREIADGLVEISWFLPSGREDLDIFPEPMAFLNLRGDIGSHWLQFKLLTEISSAIFILTDNISKKEYKLLSSMKGSATKYYFILSPYRGKRNTNLRFLNRLIPVLKMDHSHVLVKVSSTDSVGFVRRVRAIITHVTRSPCRRVSVEDMANAARKLGLKVDEDCEECQRAKDRMEQITRKIKDLDAYRRDELRLQGETWRKVAQVEKELCQIQWASDPPEKYRAELRHRLLELRMQQNDHDPSWGVQEFISGISSPSLGEKQYFLKWMEWGLARVAQPRPRPSPEMIFTLRPKHCGAVDFSEPFWPEPLGVEHFLREMGQFYEAESCLVEAGKLPAGQRRFAHFPGLALELLLKGLPLELIDGNTLSPALRWVTGLLKELHVRLERRSRLVVLSALGVPGTGKSTLLNTMFGLRFVTGRGRGPRGAFMQLIKVAESFSQDLGCDHILVIDSGGLIAGVRTEAGERFEREASLATLIMGLSNVTVVSLAETRNIPPAILHAFLRLEKTGHMPNYQFVHQNLHDVSALGSKPRDRRQLLDQPSDVGRATVQMEKQGDGIQTLADLAFWDPEKQHIWHIPGLWHGVPPMAAVNLAYSEAIFELKRCLLENIRNGLSNQNKNIQQLIELVRRL, encoded by the exons ACACTCAGATTTGGGAGAAGTAACATCAGAAATAAAAGCTTCTGAGAGACGAACAGCTGTGGCCATTGCAG atttgGAATGGAGAGAAATGGAAGGAGATGACTGCGAGTTTCATTATGGAG aGGGTCCAAATGAAGCTCAGGATAATGACTTTCCAATAG TGCTATCAAAGTGCTGCCCtcgatatgtcagcaaatttggaaaacccagcaatggccataggactggaaaag aggagaggagcagaCTACAAGAAATGCTGTTCCTTTTGGGACTAGAGACATACCAAACACAGAAACTCAGCCTCCAGGACGCCTTACAGATCAGCAGTGACAGCATGAAGAACTGGGCTCCTCAGACTCCCAAAGACTTGCCCTGGAATTTCCTCAGGAAGCTGCAGGCCCTCAATGCTGAAGCCAGGAATACCACCATGGTCCTGGACCTTCCCCTGGACACCAGGCCTGTGGAGAAGGAGAGCCAAATGGAAGAGGAGATCATCTACTGGGACACGGCTGAGGACATCTCAGCAGACATCTATTCCTTCTCCGAGCTGCCAACACCCGACACACCTGTGAATCCCTTGGACCTTCTCTGTGCCCTTCTGCTTTCCTCTGATAGTTTCCTGCAACAGGAAATTGTGTCAAAAATGTCTCTCTGCCAGTTTGCACTCCCTCTCATTTTGCCTGACCCAGAAAACCACTACCACACATTTCTGCTGTGGGCCATGAGGGGGACTGTGCGGACATGGGGGTCACAGCCCCCAAGGGTGATGGGAAGCTTCAGAGAAGACAGCATGGTCCTGTCCCGAGCACCTGCCTTCGCCTTTGTGCGCATGGAGGTCAGCAGCAACTCTAAATCCCAGCTTCTCAACGACGTGCTCAGCCCTGGCCACAGGCAGCAGGACTGTTTCTGGCATCGGGATCTGAACTTGGGCACTAACCCTCGGGAGATAGCAGACGGGCTGGTAGAAATTTCCTGGTTTCTTCCCAGTGGCAGGGAGGACTTGGACATTTTCCCAGAGCCCATGGCCTTCCTAAACTTGAGAGGTGACATTGGGTCTCACTGGCTGCAGTTCAAGCTCTTGACAGAAATCTCTTCGGCCATATTCATCTTGACTGACAACATCAGTAAGAAGGAATACAAATTGCTGTCTTCCATGAAGGGGTCAGCCACAAAATACTACTTCATCCTGAGTCCCTACCGTGGGAAACGAAACACAAACCTGAGATTTCTGAACAGGTTAATTCCTGTGCTGAAGATGGACCACTCGCACGTCCTCGTGAAGGTCAGCAGCACAGACAGTGTAGGCTTTGTGCGTAGGGTCCGCGCCATCATCACACATGTGACCCGGTCCCCCTGCAGGAGGGTATCCGTGGAGGACATGGCGAACGCGGCCCGCAAGCTGGGGCTGAAGGTCGATGAGGATTGTGAGGAGTGTCAGCGGGCAAAGGACCGGATGGAGCAGATCACCAGGAAAATCAAGGACTTGGATGCCTACCGCAGGGATGAGCTGAGGCTACAGGGGGAAACTTGGAGAAAGGTGGCCCAGGTGGAGAAGGAGCTCTGCCAGATCCAGTGGGCCAGCGACCCTCCTGAGAAGTACAGGGCTGAGCTGAGGCATCGGTTACTGGAACTTCGAATGCAGCAGAATGACCATGACCCTTCCTGGGGGGTCCAGGAGTTCATCTCGGGCATCAGCAGCCCCTCCCTGGGGGAGAAGCAGTATTTCCTGAAGTGGATGGAGTGGGGACTGGCCCGGGTGGCCCAGCCAAGGCCAAGACCATCTCCAGAGATGATTTTTACCCTGAGACCAAAGCACTGTGGGGCCGTGGACTTCAGTGAGCCGTTCTGGCCTGAGCCCCTGGGGGTGGAGCATTTCCTGCGGGAGATGGGACAGTTTTACGAGGCCGAAAGCTGCCTTGTGGAGGCAGGGAAGCTGCCAGCAGGGCAGAGGCGGTTTGCCCACTTCCCAGGCTTGGCCTTGGAGCTGCTGCTGAAGGGGCTTCCTCTGGAGCTGATCGATGGGAACACCCTAAGCCCCGCCTTGCGCTGGGTCACAGGGCTCCTGAAGGAGCTACACGTCCGCCTGGAGAGGAGGTCACGCCTGGTAGTCCTGTCAGCACTTGGCGTGCCAGGCACGGGCAAGTCCACCCTTCTCAATACCATGTTCGGGCTGCGGTTTGTCACAGGAAGGGGCCGTGGTCCTCGAGGGGCCTTCATGCAGCTCATTAAGGTGGCCGAGAGCTTTAGCCAGGACCTGGGCTGTGATCACATCCTGGTAATAGACTCTGGGGGCTTGATAGCTGGAGTCCGGACCGAGGCAGGGGAGAGGTTTGAGCGGGAGGCTTCCCTGGCCACTTTGATTATGGGGCTGAGCAATGTCACTGTGGTCAGTTTAGCTGAAACAAGGAACATTCCACCAGCTATTCTGCATGCATTTCTAAGGCTGGAAAAAACAGGGCACATGCCCAACTATCAGTTTGTACACCAGAACCTTCATGATGTGTCTGCCCTTGGCTCCAAGCCAAGAGATCGGAGGCAGCTTCTGGACCAGCCCAGTGATGTGGGCAGAGCCACAGTGCAAATGGAGAAACAGGGTGACGGGATCCAGACGCTGGCTGACCTGGCCTTTTGGGACCCTGAGAAGCAGCACATTTGGCACATCCCTGGCTTATGGCATGGAGTGCCTCCCATGGCCGCTGTGAACTTGGCGTACAGTGAAGCCATTTTTGAACTGAAGAGATGCCTGCTAGAAAACATCAGGAATGGCCTGTCcaaccaaaataaaaacattcagcaGCTCATTGAGCTAGTAAGACGGCTGTGA